From one Thalassospira lucentensis genomic stretch:
- the pyc gene encoding pyruvate carboxylase — MTRSAPKRIRKLLVANRGEIAIRVLRAANELGIRTVAIFSDEDRFALHRFKADESYTVGKGNKPIRAYLDIEDILRVAREAGVDAIHPGYGFLSENPDFADACAEAGITFIGPDSEVMRTLGNKVAARNLAESAGVPVMPASGALPDDMDEVARIADQVGYPIMLKASWGGGGRGMRVIENSKDLSKQVLAAKREAEAAFGNDEVYFEKLIRRARHVEVQLLGDTHGTLVHLFERDCSVQRRNQKVVERAPAPYLNEDQRKELCEAALRLGKAANYVNAGTVEFLMDVDTSKFYFIEVNPRIQVEHTVTECVTGFDLVKAQILVAQGGRIGFPSETGIPWQDKIKLRDHALQCRITTENPENSFVPDYGIIKVYRGANGFGIRLDGGTAYSGAVITPFYDSMLEKVTAWGSTPREAVDRMDRALREFRIRGVATNLAFLENLINHPKFRAGEYTTRFIDETPELFKFVRRRDRATRLLRFIGEVTVNGNPEVEGRVVPTNLHAPVMPKSIDLGEIRPGTKQKLDQLGAEGFSRWMKDQKRVLITDTTMRDAHQSLLATRMRTFDMLEIAPYYAHGLPELFSLECWGGATFDVAMRFLKEDPWDRLVKLRERVPNILTQMLLRASNAVGYTNYPDNAVEYFVKQAAEHGMDVFRVFDSLNWVENMKVAMDAVLKTDKLCEATICYTGDIFDEKRPKYNLDYYVKMARELEASGAHILGLKDMAGVLRPAAATTLIKALKDTVNIPIHFHTHDTSGISAATVIAAIDAGVDAVDAAMDSMSGLTSQPNLGSIANNYIGQPRDPGLNTEALKEVSTYWEQVRRYYAGFESDIRSGTSDVYVHEMPGGQYTNLRQQARSLGIEERWPEVSKAYAAVNKMFGDVVKVTPSSKVVGDMALTMVTSGITEKDVLDPKKDIAFPDSVISFFRGEIGQPVGGFPPALQRKVLKGAEALSDRPGKSMPPIDFEATRKEIEKKTHRSISDAEVASYVMYPKVFLDYAEHRSHNADVSILPTPIFFYGMSQNDEISVDLEKGKTLVIRYLATSEGGDEEGNRTVFFELNGQPRTVKVADKTLAATGKVKPKAEDGNQLHIAAPMPGLVVEVHVAEGQKVKAGDVMCSLEAMKMETAVHAERDGVVATIHAPAGTQVDSKDLLIELRE; from the coding sequence ATGACGCGTTCTGCACCAAAGCGTATCCGTAAACTTCTGGTCGCGAACCGCGGTGAAATCGCGATTCGTGTTCTGCGTGCCGCCAACGAGCTTGGCATTCGCACAGTTGCCATCTTTTCCGACGAAGACCGTTTTGCCCTGCACAGGTTCAAGGCCGACGAAAGTTACACTGTCGGCAAGGGCAACAAACCCATTCGCGCCTATCTTGATATCGAGGATATCCTGCGCGTTGCCCGTGAAGCTGGCGTTGATGCCATTCACCCGGGCTATGGGTTCCTGTCCGAGAATCCCGATTTTGCTGATGCCTGTGCCGAGGCTGGCATAACATTCATTGGTCCCGATTCTGAAGTGATGCGCACGCTGGGCAACAAGGTTGCCGCGCGCAATCTGGCGGAAAGTGCGGGTGTGCCGGTTATGCCAGCATCAGGCGCATTGCCCGATGATATGGATGAAGTGGCCCGCATTGCTGATCAGGTCGGTTATCCGATCATGCTGAAAGCCAGCTGGGGCGGTGGTGGTCGCGGGATGCGCGTCATCGAGAATTCCAAGGACCTTTCCAAACAGGTTCTGGCCGCCAAGCGCGAAGCAGAAGCCGCATTTGGCAATGACGAGGTTTATTTCGAAAAGCTGATCCGTCGTGCCCGCCATGTCGAAGTCCAGCTTCTGGGCGATACGCATGGCACGCTGGTGCATCTGTTTGAACGTGACTGTTCGGTTCAGCGTCGCAACCAGAAAGTCGTTGAGCGGGCACCTGCCCCCTACCTTAACGAAGATCAGCGCAAAGAACTTTGCGAAGCAGCGCTTCGTCTGGGCAAGGCTGCAAATTACGTCAATGCGGGTACCGTCGAATTCCTTATGGATGTCGATACATCCAAGTTTTACTTTATCGAGGTCAATCCCCGCATTCAGGTCGAACATACCGTGACGGAATGCGTGACCGGATTTGACCTTGTGAAGGCGCAAATCCTTGTTGCGCAGGGGGGGCGGATCGGCTTCCCGTCGGAAACCGGCATTCCGTGGCAGGACAAGATCAAGCTGCGTGATCATGCGCTTCAGTGCCGCATCACGACCGAAAACCCCGAAAACAGCTTTGTACCGGATTACGGGATCATCAAGGTTTATCGTGGTGCCAATGGTTTTGGCATCCGTCTGGATGGCGGCACGGCCTATTCCGGGGCGGTGATCACACCGTTCTATGACAGCATGCTGGAAAAGGTTACGGCATGGGGCAGTACCCCGCGTGAAGCGGTGGACCGGATGGACCGCGCCCTTCGCGAGTTCCGTATCCGCGGTGTTGCGACCAACCTGGCGTTCCTTGAAAACCTGATCAATCACCCGAAATTCCGGGCCGGTGAATATACCACGCGGTTCATTGATGAAACGCCCGAACTGTTCAAGTTTGTGCGCCGCCGCGACCGTGCAACCCGGTTGCTGCGCTTCATCGGTGAAGTCACGGTGAACGGCAATCCGGAAGTCGAAGGCCGGGTGGTGCCGACCAACCTGCATGCGCCGGTCATGCCGAAATCGATTGATTTGGGCGAAATCCGCCCGGGCACCAAGCAGAAGCTTGACCAGTTGGGGGCCGAAGGTTTTTCACGCTGGATGAAGGATCAGAAACGGGTATTGATCACCGATACCACCATGCGTGACGCCCATCAGTCACTGCTGGCCACCCGGATGCGGACCTTCGATATGCTCGAAATCGCGCCTTATTATGCGCATGGGCTGCCGGAACTGTTTTCGTTGGAATGCTGGGGTGGGGCGACATTTGACGTCGCTATGCGGTTCCTGAAAGAAGATCCGTGGGATCGTCTGGTCAAGCTGCGCGAACGCGTTCCCAATATCCTGACCCAGATGCTTTTGCGGGCGTCGAATGCGGTTGGTTACACCAACTATCCCGACAATGCGGTCGAGTATTTCGTCAAGCAGGCGGCAGAACACGGCATGGATGTTTTCCGTGTCTTCGATTCCCTGAACTGGGTCGAAAACATGAAAGTCGCCATGGATGCGGTTCTGAAAACCGACAAGCTGTGCGAAGCGACCATTTGCTATACGGGCGATATTTTTGACGAGAAACGCCCGAAATATAACCTTGATTACTATGTCAAAATGGCCCGGGAGCTTGAGGCATCCGGCGCGCATATCCTGGGGCTTAAGGATATGGCAGGGGTTCTGCGCCCGGCGGCGGCAACGACCCTGATCAAGGCGTTGAAGGATACGGTCAATATCCCAATCCATTTCCATACCCACGATACCAGCGGCATTTCGGCGGCCACCGTGATTGCCGCGATTGATGCCGGGGTGGATGCGGTCGATGCCGCGATGGATTCGATGTCGGGCCTGACATCGCAGCCAAACCTCGGTTCGATTGCCAATAACTATATCGGGCAGCCACGTGATCCGGGGCTGAATACCGAGGCGCTTAAAGAAGTTTCGACCTATTGGGAGCAGGTCCGGCGGTATTATGCCGGATTTGAGAGCGATATCCGCAGTGGCACATCGGATGTCTATGTCCATGAAATGCCGGGCGGCCAATATACCAACCTGCGTCAGCAGGCGCGGTCGCTTGGCATCGAGGAACGCTGGCCGGAAGTGTCCAAAGCCTATGCCGCGGTCAACAAGATGTTTGGTGATGTCGTCAAGGTGACGCCAAGCTCGAAGGTTGTGGGTGACATGGCGCTGACGATGGTGACATCGGGCATTACCGAAAAGGATGTGCTGGACCCGAAAAAGGACATCGCATTCCCCGATAGCGTCATTTCGTTCTTCCGCGGTGAAATCGGTCAGCCGGTTGGCGGCTTCCCGCCAGCCCTTCAGCGCAAGGTGCTTAAGGGGGCCGAAGCCCTTTCGGATCGTCCGGGCAAATCCATGCCGCCGATTGATTTTGAGGCAACCCGCAAGGAAATCGAAAAGAAAACCCATCGCAGCATCAGTGATGCCGAGGTCGCATCTTATGTGATGTATCCCAAGGTGTTCCTCGATTATGCCGAACATCGCAGCCACAATGCCGATGTTTCGATCCTGCCGACCCCGATCTTCTTCTATGGCATGAGCCAGAATGACGAGATTTCCGTCGATCTGGAAAAGGGCAAGACGCTTGTTATCCGCTATCTGGCAACATCCGAAGGCGGGGACGAGGAAGGCAATCGGACCGTGTTCTTTGAACTGAATGGTCAGCCTCGAACAGTCAAGGTTGCTGACAAGACATTGGCCGCGACTGGCAAGGTCAAACCAAAGGCCGAGGATGGCAACCAGCTTCATATCGCGGCCCCGATGCCAGGTCTTGTCGTCGAGGTCCATGTTGCCGAAGGCCAGAAGGTCAAGGCGGGGGATGTGATGTGTTCGCTTGAAGCGATGAAAATGGAAACCGCGGTTCATGCGGAAAGGGACGGGGTCGTGGCAACCATCCATGCCCCCGCGGGTACACAGGTCGACAGCAAGGATCTGCTGATCGAATTAAGGGAGTAA
- a CDS encoding cache domain-containing protein — translation MPKINLRLKFLLLSILPLVLAAAAISYLVFAQAERLAEAEIRTFERNILEARKEELKSYLELALASIDHIYSVASPLDAVSKERVKSIIEDLSYGEDGYFFIYDRDGTALVDPPQPWRLGRTYWNLRDLNGNSVIQALIFNAEKGGDFLRHVWEKPSTGEPAEKIAYSLMLDKWGWMIGTGIYIDDISEQVKEIETEVSSHIRDTTISIVGITILAVLLVGISGTVVTLSERKLADSKLKELTHRVVDVQEQERLRVSRELHDGISQILVSVKYSVETAIARLGPEKNAATEPMEKAAKRLQDAIHEVRRISRDLRPAVLDDLGLRPAIESMCKELADRSDMQIDVKSDNIDVVLDIAKKTTLYRVLQETLTNIERHADATHIKVTIRREGQSVVMKIIDNGVGFETNRYIRNRDPRAGIGLRNMRERMEFHGGGMTVKSEPDDGTTITAYIPVSRDNDLPVTAITG, via the coding sequence ATGCCGAAAATCAATCTTCGACTAAAGTTTTTGCTGCTGTCGATCCTGCCACTGGTTCTGGCGGCTGCGGCAATCTCGTATCTGGTGTTTGCACAGGCCGAACGACTGGCCGAAGCCGAAATCAGAACGTTCGAGCGCAACATCCTTGAAGCCCGCAAGGAAGAGCTTAAAAGCTATCTTGAACTCGCCCTTGCCTCGATCGATCACATCTATTCGGTCGCAAGCCCTTTGGATGCGGTTTCCAAGGAACGGGTCAAAAGCATCATCGAAGACCTGTCCTATGGCGAGGATGGCTATTTCTTTATCTATGACCGCGATGGCACTGCCCTTGTCGATCCGCCCCAACCGTGGCGACTGGGGCGGACATACTGGAACCTGCGCGATCTGAACGGGAATTCCGTCATTCAGGCGCTGATTTTCAATGCCGAAAAGGGGGGCGACTTCCTGCGCCATGTCTGGGAAAAACCATCGACCGGCGAGCCTGCCGAAAAAATCGCCTATTCCCTGATGCTGGATAAATGGGGCTGGATGATCGGCACCGGGATTTATATCGATGACATTTCCGAACAGGTGAAGGAAATCGAGACCGAGGTATCATCCCACATCCGTGACACGACCATATCAATTGTCGGAATCACCATTCTGGCGGTTTTGCTGGTTGGCATTTCGGGCACCGTAGTCACGCTTTCAGAACGCAAACTTGCCGATTCCAAGCTAAAGGAACTGACCCATCGGGTTGTCGACGTTCAGGAACAGGAACGTTTGCGGGTGTCGCGCGAACTGCATGACGGCATCAGCCAGATCCTTGTTTCCGTCAAATATTCGGTCGAAACCGCCATCGCACGATTGGGGCCGGAAAAGAATGCCGCGACCGAACCGATGGAAAAGGCCGCCAAACGTTTGCAGGATGCCATTCACGAGGTCCGTCGCATATCGCGCGACCTGCGCCCGGCGGTTCTGGATGATCTGGGCCTGCGTCCGGCGATTGAAAGCATGTGCAAGGAATTGGCAGACCGGTCCGACATGCAGATTGATGTCAAATCGGATAACATTGATGTTGTTCTTGATATCGCAAAAAAGACGACCCTGTATCGCGTCTTGCAGGAAACCCTGACCAATATCGAACGCCACGCCGATGCCACGCATATCAAGGTCACGATCCGCCGCGAAGGCCAGAGTGTCGTGATGAAAATCATCGATAACGGTGTCGGGTTTGAAACCAACCGTTATATTCGAAATCGCGATCCGCGTGCCGGGATCGGACTTCGCAATATGCGCGAACGCATGGAATTCCATGGTGGCGGCATGACCGTCAAATCCGAACCGGACGATGGCACAACCATCACAGCCTATATTCCGGTTTCGCGTGATAATGATCTACCCGTCACCGCCATCACCGGCTAA
- a CDS encoding response regulator produces MSSANISYSPNRPIRVLLCDDHALVMDGIRSRLECYDHIDIVGEAGNGMEALSLASNVRPDIVLMDISMPVMNGLEAAEKFRETMPDIKVIILTMHENPEYLRTARLAGARGFILKDVSSNDMVRAIETIANGGEAYSPTFDRISNNEGMPDDGMPLTTRERTVLRLLAKGASNKHVARELDISVRTVETHRRNIKRKLDIDSSAGLVRYAIEKGLVTLDNTA; encoded by the coding sequence ATGAGCAGCGCAAATATCTCCTATTCGCCCAACCGCCCCATTCGTGTTTTGCTGTGCGACGACCATGCGCTGGTCATGGATGGCATTCGTTCGCGTCTTGAATGCTATGACCATATCGATATCGTCGGCGAAGCTGGCAACGGCATGGAAGCCCTGTCACTGGCCTCTAATGTCAGACCCGACATCGTTCTGATGGATATCTCGATGCCGGTGATGAACGGGCTTGAAGCCGCCGAAAAATTCCGCGAAACCATGCCCGATATCAAGGTCATCATCCTGACCATGCATGAAAATCCGGAATATCTTCGCACCGCCCGGCTGGCAGGCGCACGCGGCTTCATCCTGAAGGACGTATCGTCAAACGACATGGTCCGCGCAATCGAAACGATTGCCAATGGCGGCGAGGCCTATAGCCCGACATTTGATCGCATCAGCAACAACGAAGGCATGCCTGACGACGGCATGCCGTTGACGACCCGGGAACGCACCGTCTTGCGGCTTCTGGCCAAAGGTGCCAGCAACAAGCACGTTGCCCGCGAACTTGATATCAGTGTGCGTACCGTCGAAACCCATCGCCGCAACATCAAACGCAAGCTTGATATCGACAGTTCCGCTGGTCTGGTCCGCTATGCGATTGAAAAAGGCCTGGTCACTCTGGACAACACTGCATAA
- a CDS encoding Crp/Fnr family transcriptional regulator, which produces MNYSAPQSAMPDMLRCRQCGVRQLALFNDLTDADFKLVHLPVEDMAIAKRTALYNAGDDANALFTLRSGLIKLTHYLADGSQRVVRLVRPGGTIGLEALVSDSFAHHAEALQDSTLCRIPVAVVEKLDRESPRLHKQLLTRWHQAVMESDNWLTQMSTGSARERVARLCLYLCDDTDDSCVLPGREDMGAMLGITTETASRVIAEFRRHGHLNLRNRSEFGLDVKALQIVAGLDHEAA; this is translated from the coding sequence GTGAATTACTCCGCACCGCAATCAGCCATGCCCGACATGTTGCGTTGTCGCCAATGCGGCGTTCGGCAACTTGCGCTTTTCAACGACCTGACCGATGCCGATTTCAAACTGGTTCACCTGCCGGTCGAAGACATGGCAATTGCCAAACGCACAGCCCTTTATAACGCCGGTGATGATGCGAACGCACTGTTCACCCTGCGTAGCGGCCTGATCAAACTGACGCATTATCTCGCCGACGGCTCGCAACGGGTTGTCAGGCTTGTCCGCCCCGGCGGTACAATCGGCCTCGAAGCCCTTGTCAGCGATAGCTTTGCCCATCACGCCGAAGCCCTTCAGGACAGCACGCTATGCCGGATTCCGGTTGCGGTTGTTGAAAAGCTTGATCGCGAAAGCCCCCGTCTGCACAAACAGTTGCTCACCCGCTGGCATCAGGCGGTGATGGAATCCGATAACTGGCTTACCCAGATGTCGACCGGTTCCGCCCGGGAACGAGTTGCACGGCTGTGCCTGTATCTGTGTGATGATACCGATGACAGTTGCGTTCTGCCCGGTCGCGAAGACATGGGGGCCATGCTTGGCATCACGACCGAAACCGCCAGCCGGGTTATCGCCGAGTTTCGCCGACATGGTCATCTAAACCTGCGCAATCGCTCTGAATTCGGGCTTGATGTCAAAGCACTTCAGATCGTTGCCGGACTTGATCACGAAGCGGCCTGA
- a CDS encoding TraR/DksA family transcriptional regulator: MSDRRDIDIAFLRQRLEDRRADISAHSNHSEDYRKPVELDQQAVGRLSRMDALQDQQMHLEQERRRAAELDRIEKTLARIERADYGFCHNCGEEIEKKRLEFDPTTPLCVDCAAHVKHS; this comes from the coding sequence ATGTCTGATCGTAGAGATATTGACATTGCATTCTTGCGTCAGCGGCTTGAAGACCGGCGCGCGGATATCAGTGCCCATTCAAACCATTCGGAAGATTATCGAAAGCCGGTTGAACTTGATCAGCAGGCCGTCGGTCGCCTGTCGCGGATGGATGCGCTTCAGGATCAGCAGATGCATCTGGAACAGGAACGTCGCCGCGCTGCCGAACTTGATCGCATTGAAAAGACGCTGGCCCGGATCGAACGTGCTGATTACGGTTTCTGCCATAACTGTGGCGAGGAAATTGAAAAGAAGCGTCTGGAATTTGATCCGACCACACCGCTTTGCGTTGATTGCGCTGCCCATGTCAAACACAGTTAG
- a CDS encoding ABC transporter substrate-binding protein produces the protein MYRVVGCFTSLVLLLAVVLTAVGNGAHAAEFGEAPMLADMVANGKLPPAGERLPRTPMIVTPNDKLGQYGGTWLMAQNAERDHALLIRTIGYEPLLRWTPQWTDTVPNVALSMQANSDATEFVFRLRPGMHWSDGAPFTADDIAFWYEDILLNPAFENATPEWLTAGGNPVHVEKIDETTIAFRFNTPYGLFPTFLARPEGVEPVSYPAHFLKPLLPKYNKDADAKAQELGFKGWKDRFVSVFGTPGTIDDPGRWSNPNVPTLNAWVLTGVYGQDDPLVAVRNPFYWKIDPGGRQLPYIDRVSFDLVNSKDEAGDAAIAGKVNMQERHIGRRADEILAANDNLQSFTLIESDMNILTLSLNLNDRDPVLRDIFQNKEFRIALSHAIDRDSIIGRFVPGALPHQAAPRPESPLYHTVLARQFITYDPVLAASHLANAGLTHKDDEGFLLRPDGKRLSFTIDTEGASRFEMLSAVVDYWRDIGLDVTPRDLSRDVFVNMRDNNNHHASAWGGDGGLDAMVIPINYLPVSSESSWYATGWAEWYTNPTNPDAIAPPAEVIRQLALYNQLKATADAEKQNKLMRDILDISANQFYVMGIALPPNRKGLVAKNFKNVPKVIPAAWSYATPAPTNPSQYYLESQ, from the coding sequence GTGTACAGGGTAGTGGGTTGTTTTACATCGCTGGTATTATTGCTGGCCGTGGTTTTGACTGCGGTTGGAAATGGTGCGCATGCGGCTGAATTTGGTGAAGCACCGATGCTTGCCGATATGGTTGCAAACGGAAAACTGCCACCCGCCGGGGAACGTCTTCCGCGCACCCCGATGATTGTCACCCCCAATGACAAGCTTGGCCAGTATGGCGGCACATGGCTGATGGCGCAGAATGCCGAACGCGATCACGCCCTTCTGATCAGAACCATCGGATATGAACCACTCTTGCGCTGGACGCCGCAATGGACGGATACGGTTCCCAATGTTGCCCTTTCCATGCAAGCCAATAGCGATGCGACGGAATTCGTGTTCCGGCTGCGCCCGGGAATGCACTGGTCGGATGGTGCCCCTTTTACCGCTGATGATATCGCCTTCTGGTACGAAGACATTCTGCTTAATCCCGCATTTGAAAATGCAACGCCCGAATGGCTGACCGCCGGCGGAAATCCGGTGCACGTTGAAAAGATCGACGAAACCACCATCGCCTTTCGGTTCAACACACCCTATGGCCTCTTTCCGACCTTCCTTGCCCGTCCCGAAGGCGTTGAACCGGTAAGCTACCCGGCGCATTTCCTCAAACCCCTGCTGCCAAAATATAACAAGGATGCGGATGCAAAGGCACAGGAGCTTGGCTTCAAAGGATGGAAGGATCGTTTCGTTTCGGTGTTCGGCACACCAGGTACTATCGACGATCCCGGCCGATGGTCGAACCCGAATGTTCCCACCCTGAACGCATGGGTTTTGACCGGCGTTTACGGCCAGGACGACCCGCTTGTTGCCGTTCGTAATCCGTTCTACTGGAAAATCGATCCGGGCGGACGCCAGCTGCCCTATATCGACCGCGTGTCCTTTGATCTGGTCAATAGCAAAGACGAAGCCGGTGATGCGGCGATTGCAGGCAAGGTTAACATGCAGGAACGCCATATCGGCCGTCGTGCGGACGAAATCCTTGCCGCCAATGACAACCTGCAATCCTTTACCCTGATCGAAAGCGACATGAATATTCTGACCCTGTCGCTCAATCTCAACGACAGGGACCCTGTTCTGCGCGATATATTCCAGAATAAGGAATTCCGTATCGCCCTGTCTCATGCCATTGACCGCGACAGCATCATCGGCAGGTTCGTTCCCGGTGCCCTGCCCCATCAGGCCGCCCCACGCCCCGAAAGCCCGCTTTACCATACGGTACTGGCACGCCAGTTCATCACTTACGATCCGGTGCTTGCCGCAAGCCACCTGGCAAATGCCGGGCTGACACACAAAGACGACGAAGGCTTCCTTCTGCGCCCGGATGGTAAACGGCTGTCCTTCACCATCGATACCGAAGGCGCATCCCGCTTCGAGATGCTGTCTGCCGTTGTTGATTACTGGCGCGATATCGGCCTTGATGTGACGCCCCGCGATCTGTCGCGCGATGTTTTTGTAAACATGCGTGACAATAACAATCATCACGCCAGCGCATGGGGTGGTGACGGCGGCCTTGATGCCATGGTGATTCCGATCAACTATCTGCCGGTATCAAGCGAATCATCGTGGTACGCGACCGGCTGGGCCGAATGGTATACAAACCCGACAAATCCCGATGCAATCGCCCCACCCGCCGAGGTAATCCGTCAGCTGGCACTCTATAACCAGTTGAAAGCAACGGCAGATGCGGAAAAACAAAATAAACTTATGCGCGATATTCTCGACATCAGCGCAAATCAGTTTTACGTTATGGGAATTGCCTTGCCGCCCAATCGCAAGGGGCTCGTGGCAAAGAACTTCAAGAATGTTCCCAAGGTCATCCCTGCGGCTTGGAGCTATGCCACACCGGCACCGACCAATCCATCCCAGTATTATCTTGAGAGCCAATAA